In Helicobacter mastomyrinus, a single genomic region encodes these proteins:
- a CDS encoding murein hydrolase activator EnvC family protein yields MRIFSWIGVCVIATLCMANVEQDIAKNKDKLASAQSQEKAINKKLDELGKAINTKNNELTQLGKQIESLQKDITQNQGKSLSQEKTLKDSQKKLDTLIRQKKNMEEQVVKIFTQNIAFQMIINRHANIDSEDSVVEHYIYDILHKYNQKMIKNINAKQNILTGEMQKIENAISQLQNSIKTQTDKKTYLERAKEQQKITLNKMQAELKVYDQQLKDIVKERKNLDDILSKLNIVKEQKAQNTNQQQAFINNQKSPNSIKAPKQFGTSYRDMPTIAYKGPKTFPPLDQYIIEKKFGPYFDPVYKFKIFNAAIMFNPKTPNANVKNVLDGKVVYAKEAPGLKKVVIIEHSNAIHTIYAYMDKIESSIKTGLSIKKGMIIGKVNERLSFEITQKDKHINPTDFIKLN; encoded by the coding sequence ATGAGAATCTTTAGCTGGATTGGGGTATGTGTCATTGCCACCTTATGTATGGCAAATGTCGAACAAGATATTGCAAAAAATAAAGATAAGCTTGCCAGTGCACAATCTCAAGAAAAAGCTATCAACAAAAAGCTTGATGAGCTAGGCAAGGCTATTAATACTAAGAATAATGAGCTCACCCAGCTTGGCAAGCAAATAGAATCACTACAAAAAGATATTACCCAAAATCAAGGTAAATCCCTCTCACAGGAAAAAACCCTCAAAGATTCTCAAAAAAAGCTAGACACACTCATTAGGCAAAAAAAAAATATGGAAGAACAAGTGGTGAAGATTTTCACACAAAATATTGCTTTCCAAATGATCATTAACCGCCATGCAAATATTGATTCCGAAGATAGTGTAGTGGAGCACTATATCTATGACATCTTGCACAAATATAATCAAAAAATGATTAAAAACATCAATGCCAAGCAAAATATACTCACTGGTGAAATGCAAAAAATTGAAAATGCCATTTCCCAACTTCAAAACTCAATCAAAACACAAACTGACAAAAAAACATATTTAGAGCGAGCCAAAGAGCAGCAAAAAATCACTCTTAACAAAATGCAAGCCGAACTCAAAGTCTATGACCAGCAGCTTAAAGACATTGTTAAAGAACGTAAGAATCTTGATGATATTCTCTCTAAACTTAATATTGTCAAAGAGCAGAAAGCCCAAAACACCAATCAACAACAAGCCTTTATCAATAATCAAAAAAGCCCCAATAGTATTAAAGCCCCCAAACAATTTGGCACATCATATAGAGATATGCCCACTATCGCATATAAAGGACCTAAGACATTCCCACCACTTGATCAATATATAATAGAAAAGAAATTTGGACCCTATTTTGACCCTGTGTATAAATTTAAAATTTTTAATGCCGCTATTATGTTCAACCCCAAAACACCCAACGCAAATGTAAAAAATGTGCTTGATGGTAAAGTCGTATATGCTAAAGAAGCACCGGGGTTAAAAAAAGTAGTAATTATTGAACATAGCAACGCCATACATACCATTTATGCCTATATGGACAAAATAGAATCTTCTATCAAAACAGGGCTAAGCATTAAAAAAGGAATGATTATTGGCAAAGTAAATGAGCGTCTAAGTTTTGAAATCACACAAAAAGATAAACATATCAATCCCACAGATTTTATAAAATTAAATTAA
- a CDS encoding FlaG family protein: MIDSINKIDNSNTIRTRLVNMVNASGRAITEDTRSIEARRQEEISQHQAKENKKQLENELRELSKKLNDEMKRVGTDLNFSYDENIPGLMVTVKESNGGKVIREIPSKEAIELMKRMREVIGVIFDKQG; the protein is encoded by the coding sequence ATGATTGATAGTATCAATAAAATCGATAATAGCAATACCATTAGAACACGGCTTGTTAATATGGTTAATGCTAGCGGTAGGGCTATCACGGAAGATACACGCTCTATCGAGGCACGACGACAGGAAGAAATCTCACAGCACCAAGCTAAAGAAAATAAAAAGCAGCTTGAAAATGAGCTACGCGAACTAAGCAAAAAGCTTAATGATGAGATGAAACGTGTAGGCACAGATTTAAATTTCTCATATGATGAGAATATACCCGGACTTATGGTAACCGTTAAAGAAAGTAATGGCGGTAAAGTCATACGTGAGATTCCATCAAAAGAAGCCATTGAGCTTATGAAAAGAATGCGTGAAGTAATCGGCGTAATCTTTGATAAACAAGGTTAA
- the fliD gene encoding flagellar filament capping protein FliD, whose protein sequence is MALGTLSSLGLGSKVLNHDVLDKLRKADEASLIDPIDKKIEKNVEKQTELVAITSTLRELKSSTNKLGDYSTYLGRSSQVIGDALKATISAGVPTQDIKIDVDSVATSDINEIGSKYESRESIFSQKDSVLKFHHKGKDYTIDIKAGMELGEVAQLITDTTNGEVMGIVMKTGGSNPYQLMINSKDTGESSRIYFGSTISGSVVPSGAFELKDGDLSITLKDKKGIDKTLSITIPKTATESKSQDNAQTLKEAVIAAIKSDADFDGLLDNDLNIGIGGANSDTLTINDKRGYQIQIEGTKAPILGFNESKESIKDDLMVATKSVGAGKLTGTIHIGSVPLDLSTLTKEKNTAAQNAKNIAEAINNIAGIYGSVNDEGKLVINSDTGEVNIYANNDPASQKALEDLGLKSGATMNYAKTQEELFKIRKVQTAQDAVFSYNGISMKRPTNNIDDVVSGVNIELLTTTEPGKPAVISITRNDEEIIESVKKFVESYNTLAMKLDEVTRYDEDSKIAGVFNGDSDIRSIRPTLNRIFSTTIVTDTEIKSLAKYGLALDEKGKMSLDVSKLTSTLAADPQGTQDFFNGSLKTTEFREVQVDGVFKKFDQELDRLLNGGNARLKLLEESLTKDDKKLREDRKKAVEQLNMRYDIMAQRFAAYDSQISKTNNAFSSVQLMIDQSIAKK, encoded by the coding sequence ATGGCACTTGGGACATTGAGCTCATTGGGGCTTGGAAGCAAGGTTTTAAACCACGATGTGCTTGATAAATTAAGAAAAGCTGATGAAGCCTCTCTTATCGACCCTATCGACAAAAAAATTGAAAAAAATGTCGAAAAACAAACCGAACTCGTTGCCATCACTTCTACTTTGCGTGAGCTAAAATCTAGTACAAATAAACTTGGAGATTACTCAACCTACCTAGGACGCTCAAGCCAAGTCATCGGCGATGCGCTCAAAGCCACTATATCCGCAGGTGTCCCCACACAAGATATTAAAATCGATGTAGATTCTGTGGCGACCTCTGACATCAACGAAATAGGTTCAAAGTATGAAAGCAGGGAATCTATCTTTAGCCAAAAAGATTCTGTATTAAAGTTTCATCACAAAGGGAAGGATTATACCATTGATATTAAAGCGGGTATGGAGTTAGGAGAAGTAGCCCAGCTCATTACTGATACCACAAATGGCGAAGTGATGGGGATTGTGATGAAAACTGGCGGTTCAAACCCCTATCAGCTTATGATCAATTCAAAAGACACAGGCGAATCCTCAAGAATATATTTTGGCTCTACTATAAGTGGATCTGTTGTGCCAAGTGGTGCCTTTGAGCTCAAAGATGGTGATTTATCTATCACCCTTAAAGATAAAAAAGGTATTGATAAAACTCTCTCCATAACAATTCCCAAAACTGCTACAGAATCAAAATCACAAGATAATGCCCAAACACTCAAAGAAGCTGTGATTGCTGCTATTAAGAGCGATGCTGATTTTGATGGATTGCTTGATAATGACTTAAATATCGGTATAGGTGGAGCCAATAGTGATACACTCACCATTAATGATAAACGTGGATACCAGATTCAAATTGAAGGCACAAAAGCGCCAATCCTAGGATTCAATGAGAGTAAGGAGAGCATAAAAGATGATTTAATGGTAGCAACCAAAAGTGTAGGAGCTGGGAAGCTCACAGGCACTATCCATATAGGGAGTGTCCCGCTTGATTTATCAACACTCACTAAAGAGAAAAATACCGCTGCACAAAATGCAAAAAATATAGCCGAAGCCATTAATAATATTGCTGGTATTTATGGTTCTGTCAATGATGAGGGCAAACTCGTGATTAATTCCGATACAGGTGAGGTTAATATCTATGCCAATAATGATCCTGCGAGTCAAAAAGCGCTTGAAGATTTGGGTTTAAAGAGTGGTGCTACGATGAATTATGCTAAAACCCAAGAGGAATTATTTAAGATTCGTAAAGTCCAGACTGCCCAAGATGCTGTATTTTCATATAATGGCATTTCAATGAAACGCCCCACAAACAATATTGATGATGTAGTAAGTGGAGTAAATATTGAGCTGCTTACCACCACCGAGCCCGGCAAGCCTGCTGTAATTAGTATTACACGTAATGATGAAGAGATTATTGAGAGTGTGAAAAAATTTGTAGAATCTTACAATACCCTTGCCATGAAGCTTGATGAAGTAACAAGATATGATGAAGATTCTAAGATTGCAGGTGTGTTTAATGGTGATAGTGATATTCGCTCTATCCGCCCTACACTCAATCGTATTTTTTCTACAACCATTGTAACAGATACAGAGATTAAAAGCTTGGCAAAATATGGTTTAGCCCTTGATGAAAAAGGTAAGATGAGCCTTGATGTAAGTAAGCTTACATCTACCCTAGCTGCCGATCCTCAAGGAACACAAGATTTTTTTAATGGTAGTCTTAAAACGACAGAATTTAGAGAAGTTCAGGTTGATGGGGTATTTAAAAAATTTGACCAAGAGCTTGATAGGCTTTTAAATGGCGGCAATGCACGTCTTAAATTGCTTGAAGAAAGTCTTACAAAAGATGATAAAAAACTACGTGAAGATCGTAAAAAAGCAGTCGAACAGCTCAATATGCGCTATGACATTATGGCGCAGAGATTTGCAGCCTATGATTCACAAATCTCTAAAACCAACAATGCCTTTAGTAGCGTTCAGCTTATGATTGATCAATCCATAGCTAAAAAATAA
- the fliS gene encoding flagellar export chaperone FliS, whose amino-acid sequence MYGNNAYNLYQQNSVSVESPAKLVEMLYEGILRFCAQAKRYMEAEDIEKKIYYINKTTDIFTELLNILDYEKGGEVAVYLTGLYTHQIKLLTQANVANDTTKIDTVINVAKGLLEAWREINQDELAR is encoded by the coding sequence ATGTATGGCAACAATGCTTATAACCTCTATCAACAAAACTCAGTCTCTGTAGAATCCCCTGCTAAACTTGTAGAAATGCTTTATGAAGGGATTTTGAGATTTTGTGCCCAAGCCAAACGCTATATGGAAGCCGAAGATATAGAGAAAAAAATCTATTATATTAATAAAACCACAGATATTTTTACCGAGTTGCTTAACATACTTGATTATGAAAAGGGTGGTGAAGTAGCAGTTTATCTCACAGGGCTTTATACACATCAAATTAAGCTCCTTACTCAAGCTAATGTTGCTAATGATACGACAAAAATTGATACTGTTATCAATGTAGCCAAAGGACTTTTAGAAGCTTGGCGTGAGATTAATCAAGATGAATTGGCACGATAA
- a CDS encoding HU family DNA-binding protein — MNKAEFVDLVKKVGEYDTKKDAEKAVNSFVDAISKALSKKQSVELVGFGKFETAVQKAKSGKVPGTNKTYTTKEKAVPKFRPGKGLKDQVAKAKK; from the coding sequence ATGAACAAAGCAGAATTTGTAGATTTAGTCAAAAAAGTTGGCGAATACGACACAAAGAAAGATGCTGAGAAAGCAGTAAATTCTTTTGTCGATGCTATTTCTAAGGCTTTATCTAAAAAACAAAGCGTGGAGCTTGTAGGTTTTGGTAAATTTGAAACAGCAGTTCAAAAAGCAAAATCAGGTAAAGTTCCCGGAACAAACAAAACTTATACAACAAAAGAAAAGGCTGTTCCTAAATTCCGTCCTGGAAAAGGTCTTAAAGACCAAGTAGCCAAAGCTAAAAAATAA